Genomic segment of Gammaproteobacteria bacterium:
GTAGGCACGTACCCCTTCGAATACCCCCATTCCATAGTGCAAGGAATGGGTCAACACGTGGGTCTTTGCCTCACGCCAGGGGACCATCTCCCCATCCAACCAGATGAAACCGTCGCGGTCAGACATGCTCATAGCGGGGTTCTCCTCGCAAGAATTGATACTAATCAGGATGGCGTATATCGATACGCCCCCTGTTTTCGGGATTATGCCGTAGTTTGTGCGGCAGTGCAGCGTTTACATCAGCCACGGTAGAGCCTCACCCTGCTCGGGTCACTCAACTATTTCCAACTAATTGTTTGTAGTGTTTTTCTTGTTTTGATAACTGGAATGGAGGGAGAGTACACGCTGGACATAGCCAGTGGTCTCGGCGTAGGGCGGGATACCACCGTAGCGAGTTACCGCGTTTTCACCTGCGTTATAGGCAGCCACGGCCAGGGGCAGATTGTTACCGAACATATCCAACAAATCCCGGAGATAACGCACCCCGCCGTAGACGTTCTCGGTAGGGTCGAAGGCATCGCGGACACCGTAACGATGCGCGGTGTCAGGCATAAGCTGCATCAACCCAGCCGCCCCCTTCCGCGAAACGGCCATGGGATTGAATGCACTTTCCGTGTGGATCATCGCACGCACCAGGGCCTGGTCAACCTGATAGGCCTGTGCGGCCTCTGCCACAATCGAGTCGTAGGCCGATTGTCGAGCGGTTAGAGTTAAGAGAGGGCCAGGCATCAGCGAGGGCCTACTCGAGATCGTACGCAATGCCAACTCATAGC
This window contains:
- a CDS encoding soluble lytic murein transglycosylase — its product is MLSHRFRWCVSVVVFSGVLSSSVAVAGSRDGIRMWRDRNGVLNITNVHSSDRVLTYVEKARVPLPAKSSTVVPVVARPPVPSVAEVAKAVGPSTPVPQSSVVPPVSSPPIASRPSLSAAYTSIYSYVDKVGIRHFTNVRTGDQRYELALRTISSRPSLMPGPLLTLTARQSAYDSIVAEAAQAYQVDQALVRAMIHTESAFNPMAVSRKGAAGLMQLMPDTAHRYGVRDAFDPTENVYGGVRYLRDLLDMFGNNLPLAVAAYNAGENAVTRYGGIPPYAETTGYVQRVLSLHSSYQNKKNTTNN